A single region of the Labeo rohita strain BAU-BD-2019 chromosome 3, IGBB_LRoh.1.0, whole genome shotgun sequence genome encodes:
- the kat7a gene encoding histone acetyltransferase KAT7a isoform X4, giving the protein MPRRKRNAGSSSEGTEDSDFSAEHTDSSESDVHTVRNTRLTRSSLRLSRNSQDSSPVGSPSAPVSEEVVNYSTRRVTRSQQQGVTVLPKKYPLRQSRSSGSDTEQHGEISERDIKQSADHDESPPRTPTGNAPSSESDIDMSSPNVSHDESLAKELSLKESGLAHRPKRRRFHESYNFNMKCPTPGCNSLGNWIPGHLTGKHERHFSISGCPLYHNLSADECKVKASSRDKHVEERTLSQRQDENRHSARQQAQTERQLRYKEKVTEMRRKRNTVPLKEQKDKYTEHRQTHGSSREPLLENITSDYDLELFRKAQARASDDLEKLRLQGQVTEGGNMIKSIVFGRYELDTWYHSPYPEEYARLGRLYMCEFCLKYMKSQTILRRHMAKCVWKHPPGDEIYRKGAISVFEVDGKKNKIYCQNLCLLAKLFLDHKTLYYDVEPFLFYVMTEADNTGCHLVGYFSKEKNSFLNYNVSCILTMPQYMRQGYGKMLIDFSYLLSKVEEKVGSPERPLSDLGLISYRSYWKEVLLRYLHNFQGKEISIKEISQETAVNPVDIVSTLQSLQMLKYWKGKHLILKRQDLIDDWKTKEAKRGSNKTIDPTALKWSPPKGT; this is encoded by the exons ATGCCGCGGCGGAAG AGAAATGCCGGCAGTAGCTCTGAAGGTACAGAGGATTCAGACTTCTCGGCTGAGCACACAGACAGCTCAGAGAGTGACGTCCACACGGTGAGAAACACCCGCCTCACTCGCTCCTCTCTGAGACTCAGCCGCAACTCGCAAG ATTCCAGTCCTGTGGGGAGTCCGTCTGCCCCGGTTTCAGAGGAGGTGGTGAACTATTCCACCCGTCGCGTGACTCGTAGTCAACAGCAGGGGGTGACAGTCTTGCCCAAGAAATACCCCTTGCGGCAGAGTCGCTCTTCTGGCTCAGACACGGAGCAGCATGGGGAAATCTCAGAGAGGG ATATTAAACAAAGTGCAGACCATGATGAGTCCCCACCCAGGACACCCACAGGCAACGCTCCTTCCTCTGAGTCTGACATTGACATGTCCAGTCCAAACGTGTCTCACGATGAGAGTCTGGCGAAGGAGCTTTCGCTGAAAGAATCCGGCCTTGCTCACCGGCCCAAACGACGGCGCTTTCACGAGAGCTACAACTTTAACATGAAGTGCCCCACACCTGGTTGTAATTCTCTTGGTAATTGGATTCCAG GACATTTGACAGGGAAACATGAAAGGCACTTTTCAATATCTGGATGTCCACTGTACCATAACCTTTCAGCAGACGAGTGTAAG GTGAAGGCAAGCTCTCGAGACAAACACGTGGAGGAGAGGACGCTGTCACAGCGGCAGGATGAGAATCGGCATTCTGCTCGGCAGCAG GCCCAGACGGAGCGACAGCTGCGGTACAAAGAAAAGGTAACAGAGATGAGGAGGAAGAGAAACACTGTTCCTCTTAAAGAGCAAAAAGACAAGTATACA GAGCACAGACAGACCCATGGCAGCAGTCGTGAGCCTCTGCTGGAAAACATCACAAGTGACTATGACCTGGAGCTGTTCAGAAAAGCCCAGGCACGTGCCTCGGATGATCTT GAGAAGCTCCGGCTGCAGGGACAGGTCACGGAGGGCGGCAACATGATAAAGTCCATTGTGTTTGGCCGCTACGAGTTGGACACCTGGTACCACTCGCCGTACCCCGAAGAGTACGCCCGCCTCGGCCGTCTCTACATGTGCGAGTTCTGTCTCAAATACATGAAGAGTCAAACCATTCTGCGACGTCACATG GCCAAATGTGTGTGGAAACATCCACCAGGTGATGAGATTTACAGAAAAGGAGCTATATCTGTTTTTGAAGTGGACGGCAAGAAGAACAAG ATTTATTGCCAAAACCTGTGCCTGCTTGCCAAACTcttcctggaccacaaaactttgTACTACGATGTGGAGCCGTTCCTCTTCTATGTGATGACCGAAGCTGACAATACCGGCTGCCATCTTGTAGGATATTTCTCCAAG GAAAAGAATTCATTCCTGAACTACAATGTCTCCTGCATCCTGACCATGCCACAGTATATGAGGCAGGGTTATGGCAAGATGCTGATTGATTTCA GTTATTTGCTGTCCAAAGTAGAGGAGAAGGTTGGCTCCCCTGAACGGCCTCTCTCTGACCTGGGACTCATCAGTTACAGGAGTTACTGGAAGGAAGTGCTCCTGCGCTACCTGCACAACTTCCAGGGCAAAGAGATCTCCATTAAAG AAATCAGTCAAGAAACAGCTGTCAATCCTGTAGACATTGTCAGCACTTTACAGTCACTCCAGATGCTGAAATACTGGAAAGGGAAGCACCTGATCTTAAAAAGACAG gATCTGATTGATGATTGGAAAACCAAAGAGGCAAAACGTGGAAGCAACAAGACTATTGACCCTACGGCCTTGAAGTGGAGTCCACCTAAAGGAACCTAA
- the kat7a gene encoding histone acetyltransferase KAT7a isoform X6 yields MPRRKRNAGSSSEGTEDSDFSAEHTDSSESDVHTVRNTRLTRSSLRLSRNSQDIKQSADHDESPPRTPTGNAPSSESDIDMSSPNVSHDESLAKELSLKESGLAHRPKRRRFHESYNFNMKCPTPGCNSLGNWIPGHLTGKHERHFSISGCPLYHNLSADECKVKASSRDKHVEERTLSQRQDENRHSARQQAQLALTFSELPSLQAQTERQLRYKEKVTEMRRKRNTVPLKEQKDKYTEHRQTHGSSREPLLENITSDYDLELFRKAQARASDDLEKLRLQGQVTEGGNMIKSIVFGRYELDTWYHSPYPEEYARLGRLYMCEFCLKYMKSQTILRRHMAKCVWKHPPGDEIYRKGAISVFEVDGKKNKIYCQNLCLLAKLFLDHKTLYYDVEPFLFYVMTEADNTGCHLVGYFSKEKNSFLNYNVSCILTMPQYMRQGYGKMLIDFSYLLSKVEEKVGSPERPLSDLGLISYRSYWKEVLLRYLHNFQGKEISIKEISQETAVNPVDIVSTLQSLQMLKYWKGKHLILKRQDLIDDWKTKEAKRGSNKTIDPTALKWSPPKGT; encoded by the exons ATGCCGCGGCGGAAG AGAAATGCCGGCAGTAGCTCTGAAGGTACAGAGGATTCAGACTTCTCGGCTGAGCACACAGACAGCTCAGAGAGTGACGTCCACACGGTGAGAAACACCCGCCTCACTCGCTCCTCTCTGAGACTCAGCCGCAACTCGCAAG ATATTAAACAAAGTGCAGACCATGATGAGTCCCCACCCAGGACACCCACAGGCAACGCTCCTTCCTCTGAGTCTGACATTGACATGTCCAGTCCAAACGTGTCTCACGATGAGAGTCTGGCGAAGGAGCTTTCGCTGAAAGAATCCGGCCTTGCTCACCGGCCCAAACGACGGCGCTTTCACGAGAGCTACAACTTTAACATGAAGTGCCCCACACCTGGTTGTAATTCTCTTGGTAATTGGATTCCAG GACATTTGACAGGGAAACATGAAAGGCACTTTTCAATATCTGGATGTCCACTGTACCATAACCTTTCAGCAGACGAGTGTAAG GTGAAGGCAAGCTCTCGAGACAAACACGTGGAGGAGAGGACGCTGTCACAGCGGCAGGATGAGAATCGGCATTCTGCTCGGCAGCAG GCTCAACTAGCACTCACATTCTCTGAGTTACCGTCCCTCCAGGCCCAGACGGAGCGACAGCTGCGGTACAAAGAAAAGGTAACAGAGATGAGGAGGAAGAGAAACACTGTTCCTCTTAAAGAGCAAAAAGACAAGTATACA GAGCACAGACAGACCCATGGCAGCAGTCGTGAGCCTCTGCTGGAAAACATCACAAGTGACTATGACCTGGAGCTGTTCAGAAAAGCCCAGGCACGTGCCTCGGATGATCTT GAGAAGCTCCGGCTGCAGGGACAGGTCACGGAGGGCGGCAACATGATAAAGTCCATTGTGTTTGGCCGCTACGAGTTGGACACCTGGTACCACTCGCCGTACCCCGAAGAGTACGCCCGCCTCGGCCGTCTCTACATGTGCGAGTTCTGTCTCAAATACATGAAGAGTCAAACCATTCTGCGACGTCACATG GCCAAATGTGTGTGGAAACATCCACCAGGTGATGAGATTTACAGAAAAGGAGCTATATCTGTTTTTGAAGTGGACGGCAAGAAGAACAAG ATTTATTGCCAAAACCTGTGCCTGCTTGCCAAACTcttcctggaccacaaaactttgTACTACGATGTGGAGCCGTTCCTCTTCTATGTGATGACCGAAGCTGACAATACCGGCTGCCATCTTGTAGGATATTTCTCCAAG GAAAAGAATTCATTCCTGAACTACAATGTCTCCTGCATCCTGACCATGCCACAGTATATGAGGCAGGGTTATGGCAAGATGCTGATTGATTTCA GTTATTTGCTGTCCAAAGTAGAGGAGAAGGTTGGCTCCCCTGAACGGCCTCTCTCTGACCTGGGACTCATCAGTTACAGGAGTTACTGGAAGGAAGTGCTCCTGCGCTACCTGCACAACTTCCAGGGCAAAGAGATCTCCATTAAAG AAATCAGTCAAGAAACAGCTGTCAATCCTGTAGACATTGTCAGCACTTTACAGTCACTCCAGATGCTGAAATACTGGAAAGGGAAGCACCTGATCTTAAAAAGACAG gATCTGATTGATGATTGGAAAACCAAAGAGGCAAAACGTGGAAGCAACAAGACTATTGACCCTACGGCCTTGAAGTGGAGTCCACCTAAAGGAACCTAA
- the kat7a gene encoding histone acetyltransferase KAT7a isoform X5: MPRRKRNAGSSSEGTEDSDFSAEHTDSSESDVHTVRNTRLTRSSLRLSRNSQDSSPVGSPSAPVSEEVVNYSTRRVTRSQQQGVTVLPKKYPLRQSRSSGSDTEQHGEISERDIKQSADHDESPPRTPTGNAPSSESDIDMSSPNVSHDESLAKELSLKESGLAHRPKRRRFHESYNFNMKCPTPGCNSLGHLTGKHERHFSISGCPLYHNLSADECKVKASSRDKHVEERTLSQRQDENRHSARQQAQTERQLRYKEKVTEMRRKRNTVPLKEQKDKYTEHRQTHGSSREPLLENITSDYDLELFRKAQARASDDLEKLRLQGQVTEGGNMIKSIVFGRYELDTWYHSPYPEEYARLGRLYMCEFCLKYMKSQTILRRHMAKCVWKHPPGDEIYRKGAISVFEVDGKKNKIYCQNLCLLAKLFLDHKTLYYDVEPFLFYVMTEADNTGCHLVGYFSKEKNSFLNYNVSCILTMPQYMRQGYGKMLIDFSYLLSKVEEKVGSPERPLSDLGLISYRSYWKEVLLRYLHNFQGKEISIKEISQETAVNPVDIVSTLQSLQMLKYWKGKHLILKRQDLIDDWKTKEAKRGSNKTIDPTALKWSPPKGT; this comes from the exons ATGCCGCGGCGGAAG AGAAATGCCGGCAGTAGCTCTGAAGGTACAGAGGATTCAGACTTCTCGGCTGAGCACACAGACAGCTCAGAGAGTGACGTCCACACGGTGAGAAACACCCGCCTCACTCGCTCCTCTCTGAGACTCAGCCGCAACTCGCAAG ATTCCAGTCCTGTGGGGAGTCCGTCTGCCCCGGTTTCAGAGGAGGTGGTGAACTATTCCACCCGTCGCGTGACTCGTAGTCAACAGCAGGGGGTGACAGTCTTGCCCAAGAAATACCCCTTGCGGCAGAGTCGCTCTTCTGGCTCAGACACGGAGCAGCATGGGGAAATCTCAGAGAGGG ATATTAAACAAAGTGCAGACCATGATGAGTCCCCACCCAGGACACCCACAGGCAACGCTCCTTCCTCTGAGTCTGACATTGACATGTCCAGTCCAAACGTGTCTCACGATGAGAGTCTGGCGAAGGAGCTTTCGCTGAAAGAATCCGGCCTTGCTCACCGGCCCAAACGACGGCGCTTTCACGAGAGCTACAACTTTAACATGAAGTGCCCCACACCTGGTTGTAATTCTCTTG GACATTTGACAGGGAAACATGAAAGGCACTTTTCAATATCTGGATGTCCACTGTACCATAACCTTTCAGCAGACGAGTGTAAG GTGAAGGCAAGCTCTCGAGACAAACACGTGGAGGAGAGGACGCTGTCACAGCGGCAGGATGAGAATCGGCATTCTGCTCGGCAGCAG GCCCAGACGGAGCGACAGCTGCGGTACAAAGAAAAGGTAACAGAGATGAGGAGGAAGAGAAACACTGTTCCTCTTAAAGAGCAAAAAGACAAGTATACA GAGCACAGACAGACCCATGGCAGCAGTCGTGAGCCTCTGCTGGAAAACATCACAAGTGACTATGACCTGGAGCTGTTCAGAAAAGCCCAGGCACGTGCCTCGGATGATCTT GAGAAGCTCCGGCTGCAGGGACAGGTCACGGAGGGCGGCAACATGATAAAGTCCATTGTGTTTGGCCGCTACGAGTTGGACACCTGGTACCACTCGCCGTACCCCGAAGAGTACGCCCGCCTCGGCCGTCTCTACATGTGCGAGTTCTGTCTCAAATACATGAAGAGTCAAACCATTCTGCGACGTCACATG GCCAAATGTGTGTGGAAACATCCACCAGGTGATGAGATTTACAGAAAAGGAGCTATATCTGTTTTTGAAGTGGACGGCAAGAAGAACAAG ATTTATTGCCAAAACCTGTGCCTGCTTGCCAAACTcttcctggaccacaaaactttgTACTACGATGTGGAGCCGTTCCTCTTCTATGTGATGACCGAAGCTGACAATACCGGCTGCCATCTTGTAGGATATTTCTCCAAG GAAAAGAATTCATTCCTGAACTACAATGTCTCCTGCATCCTGACCATGCCACAGTATATGAGGCAGGGTTATGGCAAGATGCTGATTGATTTCA GTTATTTGCTGTCCAAAGTAGAGGAGAAGGTTGGCTCCCCTGAACGGCCTCTCTCTGACCTGGGACTCATCAGTTACAGGAGTTACTGGAAGGAAGTGCTCCTGCGCTACCTGCACAACTTCCAGGGCAAAGAGATCTCCATTAAAG AAATCAGTCAAGAAACAGCTGTCAATCCTGTAGACATTGTCAGCACTTTACAGTCACTCCAGATGCTGAAATACTGGAAAGGGAAGCACCTGATCTTAAAAAGACAG gATCTGATTGATGATTGGAAAACCAAAGAGGCAAAACGTGGAAGCAACAAGACTATTGACCCTACGGCCTTGAAGTGGAGTCCACCTAAAGGAACCTAA
- the kat7a gene encoding histone acetyltransferase KAT7a isoform X3, which yields MPRRKRNAGSSSEGTEDSDFSAEHTDSSESDVHTVRNTRLTRSSLRLSRNSQDSSPVGSPSAPVSEEVVNYSTRRVTRSQQQGVTVLPKKYPLRQSRSSGSDTEQHGEISERDIKQSADHDESPPRTPTGNAPSSESDIDMSSPNVSHDESLAKELSLKESGLAHRPKRRRFHESYNFNMKCPTPGCNSLGNWIPGHLTGKHERHFSISGCPLYHNLSADECKVKASSRDKHVEERTLSQRQDENRHSARQQAQLALTFSELPSLQAQTERQLRYKEKVTEMRRKRNTVPLKEQKDKYTEHRQTHGSSREPLLENITSDYDLELFRKAQEKLRLQGQVTEGGNMIKSIVFGRYELDTWYHSPYPEEYARLGRLYMCEFCLKYMKSQTILRRHMAKCVWKHPPGDEIYRKGAISVFEVDGKKNKIYCQNLCLLAKLFLDHKTLYYDVEPFLFYVMTEADNTGCHLVGYFSKEKNSFLNYNVSCILTMPQYMRQGYGKMLIDFSYLLSKVEEKVGSPERPLSDLGLISYRSYWKEVLLRYLHNFQGKEISIKEISQETAVNPVDIVSTLQSLQMLKYWKGKHLILKRQDLIDDWKTKEAKRGSNKTIDPTALKWSPPKGT from the exons ATGCCGCGGCGGAAG AGAAATGCCGGCAGTAGCTCTGAAGGTACAGAGGATTCAGACTTCTCGGCTGAGCACACAGACAGCTCAGAGAGTGACGTCCACACGGTGAGAAACACCCGCCTCACTCGCTCCTCTCTGAGACTCAGCCGCAACTCGCAAG ATTCCAGTCCTGTGGGGAGTCCGTCTGCCCCGGTTTCAGAGGAGGTGGTGAACTATTCCACCCGTCGCGTGACTCGTAGTCAACAGCAGGGGGTGACAGTCTTGCCCAAGAAATACCCCTTGCGGCAGAGTCGCTCTTCTGGCTCAGACACGGAGCAGCATGGGGAAATCTCAGAGAGGG ATATTAAACAAAGTGCAGACCATGATGAGTCCCCACCCAGGACACCCACAGGCAACGCTCCTTCCTCTGAGTCTGACATTGACATGTCCAGTCCAAACGTGTCTCACGATGAGAGTCTGGCGAAGGAGCTTTCGCTGAAAGAATCCGGCCTTGCTCACCGGCCCAAACGACGGCGCTTTCACGAGAGCTACAACTTTAACATGAAGTGCCCCACACCTGGTTGTAATTCTCTTGGTAATTGGATTCCAG GACATTTGACAGGGAAACATGAAAGGCACTTTTCAATATCTGGATGTCCACTGTACCATAACCTTTCAGCAGACGAGTGTAAG GTGAAGGCAAGCTCTCGAGACAAACACGTGGAGGAGAGGACGCTGTCACAGCGGCAGGATGAGAATCGGCATTCTGCTCGGCAGCAG GCTCAACTAGCACTCACATTCTCTGAGTTACCGTCCCTCCAGGCCCAGACGGAGCGACAGCTGCGGTACAAAGAAAAGGTAACAGAGATGAGGAGGAAGAGAAACACTGTTCCTCTTAAAGAGCAAAAAGACAAGTATACA GAGCACAGACAGACCCATGGCAGCAGTCGTGAGCCTCTGCTGGAAAACATCACAAGTGACTATGACCTGGAGCTGTTCAGAAAAGCCCAG GAGAAGCTCCGGCTGCAGGGACAGGTCACGGAGGGCGGCAACATGATAAAGTCCATTGTGTTTGGCCGCTACGAGTTGGACACCTGGTACCACTCGCCGTACCCCGAAGAGTACGCCCGCCTCGGCCGTCTCTACATGTGCGAGTTCTGTCTCAAATACATGAAGAGTCAAACCATTCTGCGACGTCACATG GCCAAATGTGTGTGGAAACATCCACCAGGTGATGAGATTTACAGAAAAGGAGCTATATCTGTTTTTGAAGTGGACGGCAAGAAGAACAAG ATTTATTGCCAAAACCTGTGCCTGCTTGCCAAACTcttcctggaccacaaaactttgTACTACGATGTGGAGCCGTTCCTCTTCTATGTGATGACCGAAGCTGACAATACCGGCTGCCATCTTGTAGGATATTTCTCCAAG GAAAAGAATTCATTCCTGAACTACAATGTCTCCTGCATCCTGACCATGCCACAGTATATGAGGCAGGGTTATGGCAAGATGCTGATTGATTTCA GTTATTTGCTGTCCAAAGTAGAGGAGAAGGTTGGCTCCCCTGAACGGCCTCTCTCTGACCTGGGACTCATCAGTTACAGGAGTTACTGGAAGGAAGTGCTCCTGCGCTACCTGCACAACTTCCAGGGCAAAGAGATCTCCATTAAAG AAATCAGTCAAGAAACAGCTGTCAATCCTGTAGACATTGTCAGCACTTTACAGTCACTCCAGATGCTGAAATACTGGAAAGGGAAGCACCTGATCTTAAAAAGACAG gATCTGATTGATGATTGGAAAACCAAAGAGGCAAAACGTGGAAGCAACAAGACTATTGACCCTACGGCCTTGAAGTGGAGTCCACCTAAAGGAACCTAA
- the kat7a gene encoding histone acetyltransferase KAT7a isoform X7, translating to MPRRKRNAGSSSEGTEDSDFSAEHTDSSESDVHTVRNTRLTRSSLRLSRNSQDIKQSADHDESPPRTPTGNAPSSESDIDMSSPNVSHDESLAKELSLKESGLAHRPKRRRFHESYNFNMKCPTPGCNSLGHLTGKHERHFSISGCPLYHNLSADECKVKASSRDKHVEERTLSQRQDENRHSARQQAQLALTFSELPSLQAQTERQLRYKEKVTEMRRKRNTVPLKEQKDKYTEHRQTHGSSREPLLENITSDYDLELFRKAQARASDDLEKLRLQGQVTEGGNMIKSIVFGRYELDTWYHSPYPEEYARLGRLYMCEFCLKYMKSQTILRRHMAKCVWKHPPGDEIYRKGAISVFEVDGKKNKIYCQNLCLLAKLFLDHKTLYYDVEPFLFYVMTEADNTGCHLVGYFSKEKNSFLNYNVSCILTMPQYMRQGYGKMLIDFSYLLSKVEEKVGSPERPLSDLGLISYRSYWKEVLLRYLHNFQGKEISIKEISQETAVNPVDIVSTLQSLQMLKYWKGKHLILKRQDLIDDWKTKEAKRGSNKTIDPTALKWSPPKGT from the exons ATGCCGCGGCGGAAG AGAAATGCCGGCAGTAGCTCTGAAGGTACAGAGGATTCAGACTTCTCGGCTGAGCACACAGACAGCTCAGAGAGTGACGTCCACACGGTGAGAAACACCCGCCTCACTCGCTCCTCTCTGAGACTCAGCCGCAACTCGCAAG ATATTAAACAAAGTGCAGACCATGATGAGTCCCCACCCAGGACACCCACAGGCAACGCTCCTTCCTCTGAGTCTGACATTGACATGTCCAGTCCAAACGTGTCTCACGATGAGAGTCTGGCGAAGGAGCTTTCGCTGAAAGAATCCGGCCTTGCTCACCGGCCCAAACGACGGCGCTTTCACGAGAGCTACAACTTTAACATGAAGTGCCCCACACCTGGTTGTAATTCTCTTG GACATTTGACAGGGAAACATGAAAGGCACTTTTCAATATCTGGATGTCCACTGTACCATAACCTTTCAGCAGACGAGTGTAAG GTGAAGGCAAGCTCTCGAGACAAACACGTGGAGGAGAGGACGCTGTCACAGCGGCAGGATGAGAATCGGCATTCTGCTCGGCAGCAG GCTCAACTAGCACTCACATTCTCTGAGTTACCGTCCCTCCAGGCCCAGACGGAGCGACAGCTGCGGTACAAAGAAAAGGTAACAGAGATGAGGAGGAAGAGAAACACTGTTCCTCTTAAAGAGCAAAAAGACAAGTATACA GAGCACAGACAGACCCATGGCAGCAGTCGTGAGCCTCTGCTGGAAAACATCACAAGTGACTATGACCTGGAGCTGTTCAGAAAAGCCCAGGCACGTGCCTCGGATGATCTT GAGAAGCTCCGGCTGCAGGGACAGGTCACGGAGGGCGGCAACATGATAAAGTCCATTGTGTTTGGCCGCTACGAGTTGGACACCTGGTACCACTCGCCGTACCCCGAAGAGTACGCCCGCCTCGGCCGTCTCTACATGTGCGAGTTCTGTCTCAAATACATGAAGAGTCAAACCATTCTGCGACGTCACATG GCCAAATGTGTGTGGAAACATCCACCAGGTGATGAGATTTACAGAAAAGGAGCTATATCTGTTTTTGAAGTGGACGGCAAGAAGAACAAG ATTTATTGCCAAAACCTGTGCCTGCTTGCCAAACTcttcctggaccacaaaactttgTACTACGATGTGGAGCCGTTCCTCTTCTATGTGATGACCGAAGCTGACAATACCGGCTGCCATCTTGTAGGATATTTCTCCAAG GAAAAGAATTCATTCCTGAACTACAATGTCTCCTGCATCCTGACCATGCCACAGTATATGAGGCAGGGTTATGGCAAGATGCTGATTGATTTCA GTTATTTGCTGTCCAAAGTAGAGGAGAAGGTTGGCTCCCCTGAACGGCCTCTCTCTGACCTGGGACTCATCAGTTACAGGAGTTACTGGAAGGAAGTGCTCCTGCGCTACCTGCACAACTTCCAGGGCAAAGAGATCTCCATTAAAG AAATCAGTCAAGAAACAGCTGTCAATCCTGTAGACATTGTCAGCACTTTACAGTCACTCCAGATGCTGAAATACTGGAAAGGGAAGCACCTGATCTTAAAAAGACAG gATCTGATTGATGATTGGAAAACCAAAGAGGCAAAACGTGGAAGCAACAAGACTATTGACCCTACGGCCTTGAAGTGGAGTCCACCTAAAGGAACCTAA
- the kat7a gene encoding histone acetyltransferase KAT7a isoform X2 has protein sequence MPRRKRNAGSSSEGTEDSDFSAEHTDSSESDVHTVRNTRLTRSSLRLSRNSQDSSPVGSPSAPVSEEVVNYSTRRVTRSQQQGVTVLPKKYPLRQSRSSGSDTEQHGEISERDIKQSADHDESPPRTPTGNAPSSESDIDMSSPNVSHDESLAKELSLKESGLAHRPKRRRFHESYNFNMKCPTPGCNSLGHLTGKHERHFSISGCPLYHNLSADECKVKASSRDKHVEERTLSQRQDENRHSARQQAQLALTFSELPSLQAQTERQLRYKEKVTEMRRKRNTVPLKEQKDKYTEHRQTHGSSREPLLENITSDYDLELFRKAQARASDDLEKLRLQGQVTEGGNMIKSIVFGRYELDTWYHSPYPEEYARLGRLYMCEFCLKYMKSQTILRRHMAKCVWKHPPGDEIYRKGAISVFEVDGKKNKIYCQNLCLLAKLFLDHKTLYYDVEPFLFYVMTEADNTGCHLVGYFSKEKNSFLNYNVSCILTMPQYMRQGYGKMLIDFSYLLSKVEEKVGSPERPLSDLGLISYRSYWKEVLLRYLHNFQGKEISIKEISQETAVNPVDIVSTLQSLQMLKYWKGKHLILKRQDLIDDWKTKEAKRGSNKTIDPTALKWSPPKGT, from the exons ATGCCGCGGCGGAAG AGAAATGCCGGCAGTAGCTCTGAAGGTACAGAGGATTCAGACTTCTCGGCTGAGCACACAGACAGCTCAGAGAGTGACGTCCACACGGTGAGAAACACCCGCCTCACTCGCTCCTCTCTGAGACTCAGCCGCAACTCGCAAG ATTCCAGTCCTGTGGGGAGTCCGTCTGCCCCGGTTTCAGAGGAGGTGGTGAACTATTCCACCCGTCGCGTGACTCGTAGTCAACAGCAGGGGGTGACAGTCTTGCCCAAGAAATACCCCTTGCGGCAGAGTCGCTCTTCTGGCTCAGACACGGAGCAGCATGGGGAAATCTCAGAGAGGG ATATTAAACAAAGTGCAGACCATGATGAGTCCCCACCCAGGACACCCACAGGCAACGCTCCTTCCTCTGAGTCTGACATTGACATGTCCAGTCCAAACGTGTCTCACGATGAGAGTCTGGCGAAGGAGCTTTCGCTGAAAGAATCCGGCCTTGCTCACCGGCCCAAACGACGGCGCTTTCACGAGAGCTACAACTTTAACATGAAGTGCCCCACACCTGGTTGTAATTCTCTTG GACATTTGACAGGGAAACATGAAAGGCACTTTTCAATATCTGGATGTCCACTGTACCATAACCTTTCAGCAGACGAGTGTAAG GTGAAGGCAAGCTCTCGAGACAAACACGTGGAGGAGAGGACGCTGTCACAGCGGCAGGATGAGAATCGGCATTCTGCTCGGCAGCAG GCTCAACTAGCACTCACATTCTCTGAGTTACCGTCCCTCCAGGCCCAGACGGAGCGACAGCTGCGGTACAAAGAAAAGGTAACAGAGATGAGGAGGAAGAGAAACACTGTTCCTCTTAAAGAGCAAAAAGACAAGTATACA GAGCACAGACAGACCCATGGCAGCAGTCGTGAGCCTCTGCTGGAAAACATCACAAGTGACTATGACCTGGAGCTGTTCAGAAAAGCCCAGGCACGTGCCTCGGATGATCTT GAGAAGCTCCGGCTGCAGGGACAGGTCACGGAGGGCGGCAACATGATAAAGTCCATTGTGTTTGGCCGCTACGAGTTGGACACCTGGTACCACTCGCCGTACCCCGAAGAGTACGCCCGCCTCGGCCGTCTCTACATGTGCGAGTTCTGTCTCAAATACATGAAGAGTCAAACCATTCTGCGACGTCACATG GCCAAATGTGTGTGGAAACATCCACCAGGTGATGAGATTTACAGAAAAGGAGCTATATCTGTTTTTGAAGTGGACGGCAAGAAGAACAAG ATTTATTGCCAAAACCTGTGCCTGCTTGCCAAACTcttcctggaccacaaaactttgTACTACGATGTGGAGCCGTTCCTCTTCTATGTGATGACCGAAGCTGACAATACCGGCTGCCATCTTGTAGGATATTTCTCCAAG GAAAAGAATTCATTCCTGAACTACAATGTCTCCTGCATCCTGACCATGCCACAGTATATGAGGCAGGGTTATGGCAAGATGCTGATTGATTTCA GTTATTTGCTGTCCAAAGTAGAGGAGAAGGTTGGCTCCCCTGAACGGCCTCTCTCTGACCTGGGACTCATCAGTTACAGGAGTTACTGGAAGGAAGTGCTCCTGCGCTACCTGCACAACTTCCAGGGCAAAGAGATCTCCATTAAAG AAATCAGTCAAGAAACAGCTGTCAATCCTGTAGACATTGTCAGCACTTTACAGTCACTCCAGATGCTGAAATACTGGAAAGGGAAGCACCTGATCTTAAAAAGACAG gATCTGATTGATGATTGGAAAACCAAAGAGGCAAAACGTGGAAGCAACAAGACTATTGACCCTACGGCCTTGAAGTGGAGTCCACCTAAAGGAACCTAA